In Gopherus flavomarginatus isolate rGopFla2 chromosome 5, rGopFla2.mat.asm, whole genome shotgun sequence, one DNA window encodes the following:
- the LOC127050836 gene encoding uncharacterized protein LOC127050836, with protein MRLRGAVLALCCVAAAAWLQVSVGPSPVWARPGQRVVLECLIGADYPPLELELEQLQVCWRHEGRTVLEFTGAVRAARAGLSLAEDEVRNGNVSLVLQNVTASDSGEWTCYILYPPDQAQGSLTLRVADPTVPPDACPLGGGAPRLRQLEEVIGGCIRSASELQRHLAQLVAEVKECLGSPEAEESPARAQAESASQTAQP; from the exons ATGCGTCTGCGTGGGGCCgtgctggccctgtgctgtgtGGCAGCTG CGGCCTGGCTGCAGGTGTCGGTGGGCCCCTCGCCGGTGTGGGCGCGCCCCGGGCAGCGCGTGGTGCTGGAGTGCCTCATTGGGGCCGACTacccgcccctggagctggagctggagcagctgcaggtgTGCTGGCGGCACGAGGGGCGCACCGTGCTGGAGTTCACCGGGGCGGTGCGGGCGGCGCGGGCGGGACTCAGCCTGGCAGAGGACGAGGTGAGGAACGGGAACGTCTCGCTGGTGCTGCAGAACGTCACCGCCAGCGACAGCGGGGAGTGGACCTGCTACATCCTCTACCCGCCTGACCAGGCCCAGGGCAGCCTCACCCTGCGCGTGGCAG ACCCAACGGTGCCCCCTGACGCCTGCCCCCTGGGTGGGGGTGCCCCACGGCTGCGGCAGCTGGAGGAGGTGATCGGGGGCTGCATCCGCTCAGCCAGCGAGCTTCAGCGGCACCTGGCCCAGCTGGTTGCTGAGGTGAAGGAGTGTCTGGGCAGCCCGGAGGCCGAGGAGAGCCCAGCCCGGGCACAGGCTGAGAGCGCCAGCCAGACAGCACAGCCATGA